A window from Eubalaena glacialis isolate mEubGla1 chromosome 1, mEubGla1.1.hap2.+ XY, whole genome shotgun sequence encodes these proteins:
- the COPS8 gene encoding COP9 signalosome complex subunit 8 isoform X1 — MPVAVMAESSFSFRKLLDQCENQELEAPGGIATPPVYGQLLALYLLYNDMNNARYLWKRIPPAIKSANSELGGIWSVGQRIWQRDFPGIYTTISAHPWSETVQPIMEALRDATRRRAFALVSQAYTSIIADDFAAFVGLPVEEAVKGILEQGWQADSTTRMVMPKKPVAGALDVSFNRFIPFSEPAPVPPIPNEQQLARLTDYVAFLEN, encoded by the exons ATGCCAGTGGCGGTGATGGCGGAAAGTTCCTTTAGTTTCAGAAAGTTGCTGGATCAGTGCGAGAACCAGGAGCTCGAG GCTCCAGGAGGAATTGCTACACCCCCAGTGTATGGTCAGCTTCTAgctttatatttgctttataatgACAT GAATAATGCAAGATATCTTTGGAAAAGAATACCACCTGCTATAAAATCT GCAAATTCTGAACTTGGGGGAATTTGGTCGGTAGGACAAAGAATCTGGCAGAGAGATTTCCCCGGGATCTATACCACCATCAGCGCTCACCCGTGGTCTGAGACGGTCCAGCCAATCATGGAGGCACTTAGAG ATGCCACCCGGAGGCGAGCCTTCGCCCTGGTCTCTCAGGCATATACGTCCATCATCGCCGACGATTTCGCAGCCTTTGTTGGACTTCCCGTGGAAGAGGCTGTGAAAG gTATCCTAGAACAAGGATGGCAGGCCGACTCCACCACAAGGATGGTCATGCCCAAAAAGCCAG TTGCAGGGGCCCTGGATGTTTCCTTTAACAGGTTTATTCCCTTTTCAG AGCCTGCCCCCGTCCCGCCCATCCCCAATGAACAGCAGTTAGCCAGACTCACCGATTACGTGGCTTTCCTCGAAAACTGA
- the COPS8 gene encoding COP9 signalosome complex subunit 8 isoform X2 produces MPVAVMAESSFSFRKLLDQCENQELEAPGGIATPPVYGQLLALYLLYNDMNNARYLWKRIPPAIKSANSELGGIWSVGQRIWQRDFPGIYTTISAHPWSETVQPIMEALRDATRRRAFALVSQAYTSIIADDFAAFVGLPVEEAVKGILEQGWQADSTTRMVMPKKPEPAPVPPIPNEQQLARLTDYVAFLEN; encoded by the exons ATGCCAGTGGCGGTGATGGCGGAAAGTTCCTTTAGTTTCAGAAAGTTGCTGGATCAGTGCGAGAACCAGGAGCTCGAG GCTCCAGGAGGAATTGCTACACCCCCAGTGTATGGTCAGCTTCTAgctttatatttgctttataatgACAT GAATAATGCAAGATATCTTTGGAAAAGAATACCACCTGCTATAAAATCT GCAAATTCTGAACTTGGGGGAATTTGGTCGGTAGGACAAAGAATCTGGCAGAGAGATTTCCCCGGGATCTATACCACCATCAGCGCTCACCCGTGGTCTGAGACGGTCCAGCCAATCATGGAGGCACTTAGAG ATGCCACCCGGAGGCGAGCCTTCGCCCTGGTCTCTCAGGCATATACGTCCATCATCGCCGACGATTTCGCAGCCTTTGTTGGACTTCCCGTGGAAGAGGCTGTGAAAG gTATCCTAGAACAAGGATGGCAGGCCGACTCCACCACAAGGATGGTCATGCCCAAAAAGCCAG AGCCTGCCCCCGTCCCGCCCATCCCCAATGAACAGCAGTTAGCCAGACTCACCGATTACGTGGCTTTCCTCGAAAACTGA
- the COPS8 gene encoding COP9 signalosome complex subunit 8 isoform X3: MPVAVMAESSFSFRKLLDQCENQELEAPGGIATPPVYGQLLALYLLYNDMNNARYLWKRIPPAIKSANSELGGIWSVGQRIWQRDFPGIYTTISAHPWSETVQPIMEALRGILEQGWQADSTTRMVMPKKPVAGALDVSFNRFIPFSEPAPVPPIPNEQQLARLTDYVAFLEN, encoded by the exons ATGCCAGTGGCGGTGATGGCGGAAAGTTCCTTTAGTTTCAGAAAGTTGCTGGATCAGTGCGAGAACCAGGAGCTCGAG GCTCCAGGAGGAATTGCTACACCCCCAGTGTATGGTCAGCTTCTAgctttatatttgctttataatgACAT GAATAATGCAAGATATCTTTGGAAAAGAATACCACCTGCTATAAAATCT GCAAATTCTGAACTTGGGGGAATTTGGTCGGTAGGACAAAGAATCTGGCAGAGAGATTTCCCCGGGATCTATACCACCATCAGCGCTCACCCGTGGTCTGAGACGGTCCAGCCAATCATGGAGGCACTTAGAG gTATCCTAGAACAAGGATGGCAGGCCGACTCCACCACAAGGATGGTCATGCCCAAAAAGCCAG TTGCAGGGGCCCTGGATGTTTCCTTTAACAGGTTTATTCCCTTTTCAG AGCCTGCCCCCGTCCCGCCCATCCCCAATGAACAGCAGTTAGCCAGACTCACCGATTACGTGGCTTTCCTCGAAAACTGA